The nucleotide sequence aaaaaaaatttgcttccccccgcttccccccgattggttacttccccattgatcctgcccctatatatatatacacatatatatatatatatatgtatatatgtatatatataagaatgTGAGATGTGAGAGCCTTACTAGCTaggttaaattgtgataaataaataaaaatcgagGGTTGATTTTATGATATTATAAGATTTTTCAACTTGGATGTTGTAAAATCATATTAAATGGTGAGTTGGTGACAAATACTATAATTCAGTAGTTATCGTTGTACATAACTGCTTTAGAGGGTATTTGGCTGTATATTTCTAAACCAGATACTCCTTATAGTAATTCGAATAATATACAACGGAAATAGGTAGGGCTGCGGAATATGGTCAGATAATTTTATCTAAGTTACTAAtgaatggtttgttttaaaaagtgaAACATTTATAAATTCAAAATATCTTGTGTTAACTTATTCTTGTACAAGGTACCTGTTGATAAATATAGAGATAAACATTAAAATTTTAACGATTATCTTCTTATCCTTTAAATAATAACAACAAGAAGGTATTTTAAAAGATTTAAACAGGTAAAAAGGAAGAGCATACTTTTAGCTTCCCCTTATCTAATCATATTGTAGTCGCTTGTATGAAGCTGATTTTTTAAATTGCTGGTTTTTCAAAACTAGTATCCAACTCATATGGCCAGTATCATACAGGATATCAAGAGCAAATGTCACGATGGCCCAAACAACCAGTTAATATAATCATGAAATGGCTAAAGGATCACAGTTCATCTCTAGTTGTGGCTGATTTTGGGTGTGGTAAGAATTCGATAAAACGCTTACATTTATGAAATTTATATTTATTCTAAATGTTTGATCTCCTGAGTTTTTATTAGTTAACAATCTACAAGACCATCATGTTTCGGTGCATATCAGGGGATGCACGTCTTTCTAAAGGTGTAAAGAATAAAGTCTATTCTATAGACCTTGTCTCAAACGATCCTTCTGTGATTGCTTGTGATATGTCAAATGTGAGTCTCTCGTCGATATGTGTCAAAGCTCTGAATTATGTATGCTTTTTCCTAGAGTTGGAAAATGGGCGGGTCGGGCAGTATGGGTAATGGGTTCAGCTCAATGTGGCTTGACCTGAATAACTTTGTTTTCAAATTTATTATATTATCTATAAACAAATAGTGTGTCCAATATAATTGCTAATTCTGTCACTAATAAAGTATTTCTTTGAATAAATGTAACCCAGATAGTCTATGCATTACAATTTAAAAATATACTTGGCACAACGTAGAGTCATATTCTTTTTAGCAAATTATTCTTTTTACCTGTTTAACCCATCACAAAAACATAACCCAAATCAGCCGATTTATAAGTAAATGGGTTAAAGTCGTCACTCCTTAATGATCTGTAAACTTGCAGACACCCCTTGAATCATCATCAATAGATGTTGCTGTTTTCTGCCTTTCACTAATGGGCACCAACTTCCCGAATTATATCCAGGAGGCACACAGAGTGCTTAAAACAAGGTatctatataataaatataaatactatactaTGTATCATTTTGTACTCGTTAATCACTTTTTTAGAATAGTTCTTCTTATAAGTTAATAATTATTACAGTGGTTGGCTTTTAATAGCGGAGGTGAAGAGTAGATTTGATCCGACTAACGGAGGAGCAGATCCGGAAAGGTTCTCTAAAGCTGTCTGTGAACTAGGGTTTACTACTGTATCCAAGGTTTGTTCATAATTAACCTATTCAttaaatataaatactaaatatacTTATATGAAAACTGTAAAAAAAAGTTGTTGGTGGGTTAACCCAATCAGGTCAAGGATAACACTTTAACATGTGTTATAAATGATCAATTTAAATCTGAACTCGTTCTGCACGGTTACCCAACCTGCTCATCTTGTACTTCACAACATTTTTTAAAACCGTTGGTATTCATGTTCACGTGTCTATGCTAATAAACGTCTCAAATTGCAGGACTTTTCAAATAAAATGTTCATACTTCTATATTTCAAGAAAAAGGTTTGTTCATTTCATTATCTTTGTCTACTTGTATACGATTCCCAAATGAATAGCAAATGCATGAATTGGTTTACTGTAATATAGTAGCGCCTGATTTTGTAATCTTTGTGCAGCCAAAGAATAGTTCTAACAAAGAAATTAAATGGCCTGAACTGAAGCCATGCTTATACAAGCGTCGCTGAGCTCATAGATTGCATTCTACCTGATCAAATTATCAGGCATGGTGTTTCTGTTATATTCAGAATAGTTGTTGACATTGGCCTTCACCGTTATTACTTTACTATGTAGAACTGTATGTTTACTTTTTTTTTCCTCGTATATTGGATATTGCGCCATCTTTCTACTCACCGAATAAAAAGGTAAGGATGTTGGTTAAGGCTACTAACTTATTACTGGAGTTTTTGATTAAGAAATCTTACAGAAACTACAACTTTCTTAAGCACAAATGATCACGAAGTGTGAAGACAATAGATTGATCAAGCATAGTTTAGATCCTTAGGGTTCGGTCTGCACTTGGTTAACAATGGTTAACAAAAGAGGGGTCAACAAAAGAGGAGATAAGGGTGATTCGAGTTTAACTCTCGGTCTGGAATACCGTGAATAATTCCAATGTGAGATGATGATGGGTGGTTAAGCGTCGACTCACTATCATTGGGCTAGATGAGATTGATGGCTCAAGGGAGGTGTTAGGAtttatgttcatagaacgttacaAGTAAGCTTAAGAAGTTGTTAAGACTCCGGTAGCGCGGGTTAGGGTTCGATGATAGTGATGATAATATAATCGTAAGTGATTTGTGAGTGGAAGTGTGTGTGTGGAATGTAATGTGTGTAACGTGTGTTGTAATGAGGGTTTGATGCCCTATTCATAGGTGGACGCCTTTGTCCTTTAGTGTCACGTAATACGACAAAATGGAATATGCTCTTGCTATGTCGTACTGTTTGGTCTGCTAAAGCTGGAAAAGTGTGAGTGGTCCCCACACAGTCTGCCAGCTGTTTGCCACAGCCGTCGTGCAGACTGCCACACGATCTGGTGATCGTACAATGCTGGGATCGTGCCAACCACATGTGGTGTATGTGTTGTTGGTTTGTGCTCCTGTAAATTGCACGTGATAGTCCTTGATTCGGTATTGTCAACAATTCTGGTTTAGTGTTGGTAAGCTATTAAGTTTTGGGCGCTCACATGTTGATTGTGCTTGATGGATCATGGCCGCGTTGTACTTGTGGCGCATTATGATGCTATAAGTTACAACTTAATGACTTGTTGATTATGTAGTGCTAGTCACGTGTGATGCGCGTATACGGAGGGTGCGAGTATGCGCATAATTTCATATGTTATTAGTGTTGAGGTTTCATATTTTTTGTTTATAAATTGCTGAAAAGGTCCCAAGTCTTTATCAATTTTCATTTTTTAGGATGTCAACTTAACACGATTTTTTTTATTGAATATATACATATTGTCTATTTCGAACTTGAATTTGTAACATTACGGTGAGAGAGCCATTTGACATAATGCTCGACTCCTGACTTGACTTGCGCAATGCTCGTCTGCATGGGATGCACGCCTCTGCTAATGGATTTATGATTTATATTTTTAGAGCTAGGAAGCTTTTTTCGACGTATGTTTATATTATATTCATTTGATTACTTCAACAACCTCAAACACATCAATGAAGCGCATACCGAGACTAAATTTTTTTGAAGTATCATAACATACTTTGACTCGTACCCAGCAAAATATTTTCATTTAACCAGTcataaaaaacaaaaacaaaaatgttGGCATTTCTTTCTTAGAAAAGATATCTtaaaaaatcaaatcaaatcaactCAACTGATCAGTATAAGATAGATTTTACATATGTCAATTTGTTAGGATAGGAATGGTATTATGTGTTAGGATAGGAATAGGAATGGTATTATGTACAGTAAAAAAAAACGGAGTAACAATAACAATTGGTCAATAGTGGTAAacaattttttatattattttattttttcatttaaGATTGAAAAAGGACAAAAAAAGAAACACGTGTAGTTTGATGTGTGGAGAAAGGTGGTGCAACAAAAGAAAAAGGATCTTGTCTTCTAGGTGAATTGAATGGTCCATATCTGACACGTCACCATGACTCACTAATCACCCCAATATTTATATCTTGTACGCATCTTACACTTATTCAAATTTATAAATTTGCATTTTATAGGTGCTTATTTTTGCTTATTTACTTGTTTATGAAGTAGTATAATAAGATAAAAATTGTTTCTTTTTACAATTTCATATAACTATACGTAGTCTTTTTCAATATAACTCTGTGTGGTAAACTAAACAAATCAACTCATCAAATCAATCAAATACTCGAATATAACCTGAAAGAATTCTTATTGAAACTTACAACCTATTCCATCCGTATTGAAATAAACGTCCACTTTACTATTTGTATTTATCCCAAATTAATTTTACATTGCAAAAAAATACCTAGAGCATTCGGTATCCATCGTCCAATCCAGTGTCGAAATGGACCAAGTATTAAAGTGGACACTAGCCCACCGTTTCTTGTAGTCGATGTTGGCGTTGATTGTCCACCGTCGGTACCCCGACGGTGGTTTCAACTATTTCTTttcttgttttgttttgttttgtttttctttttcaaTTATTCTGTTTTCTTATTGGTCCACGTCATATTTTCTCTCACCAAGATTTTGAATTAAGGACACCAAACGATATCCCTCTAAAATAAATTTCAAGGTTCATTTTCGACTTTGAAATGGACTCCGAAAAATAGATACGGACATCTCGTGCTCTTTATATCATTAAACTCTCTAGTGTAATAACCTCATTTATTAGTCTCAATTACTCGTATTTTAATTAAATTTAGTTAAattaattttgaatataattacaAAAATTGAGATTTATTACACTTTTAAACTTAACAAAAGTTTTTACAGGACACCTTTTTTAGATCCGAGGGTGTAATCAACTACTGACTCTATCCCTAATTTATAATAGAGTATCTTGTATTCTATTTTGAAATGTTTTAAATTAATTCCTCAATttcataaataaaaaataataataataaaggttaagttttattatgttcttgatatatgtGGATAAGATTAAAAAAGGGAAAAGGTTAGGATAAATGAGAAAGTAAATAAAAACTATATTATTTTTGTGAATTTTTTTAAATTCTGTATTTTGTGAGGGCTTAGAAATAAGCTCATCCAAAAAGACCAAATCACACCTTTATTATATAAGACTATTTGTATCAATGACAAGAAACGACGTTTCTTTGCCTAGTCATCACCAAGTGACACCAATATTTCAAGTATTGAAGCGTTACTTTTGGGCATTTTTTGAGCGTGTGTTGAAAAGAGACGGATAAAGAAACATCCATTcttgtttctttttttttattattattttaaaaatattatttttatccacTTATAATACTTaactcaattatattttaacacattatAACAATACTCCTAACAAACACCAAAAAGAAATACCACCATTACTCGACTCAATAAAAAAACACGTCATACTCATCTAAAAAGTGCAAAAAGGCAAGTGACACCACAAGAAACGCCTTCTACCAATACAAATGGTCTAAAGGTAACTAAACTACAAATCCACTTCATTATGCGCAATTCACCCAGTACCAGATCTCGCGTTCGGGAGGCTTGATTAACCGAAGTTTTACCTTGAGCCAATGCGTTCGTTCGTTCATAAGAGgacttaccaaaaaaaaaaaaaaattccactcgTTAACAACTCACTACTTATAATAGTTTTGGCCAACGCAACGCAAGAGAGGGTTTCGAGTTTCCACAAAACAGATCATCGTACTTACTagtaatcaaatcaaatcaaaaaaATGTGGTCAGTTCAAGTTTGCAAAGGAATCAAATCAAAAGTTTCAAGTAGAACATCTTCTTCTTCAGTTTACCTTTCTTCAATTACATTCTCAAGGTACTTATACTTTCACGATTGATTgaattgaatatgtatatatatatatatatatatatatatatatatatatatatatatatatatatatatatatatatattttaattaactttTTATTTATGTGTTTTCCATTTTAAGTTATAGTTAGATTAGATAGTTATGATGCATGTATGATTACAAAATTTAGGGCTTATATTGCCTACTATTAGTACATATATATTCCGATTGGATACACTACTGATTGCAAGTAATTCATCGAATTGAAAACTGTATGCTACTTCTAACTATAATTTTTTATTACTTATAATATgaagtatatttatatttaatacgtCTATGGATATGTCTATTCTTTTTTGCAGACTCGCACATACGCTTGGATTTGCAACTGTGAAAGCCGAAGAGATATCTGGGTCGAAGCCAGCTGAAGTACTCAATTTGGGTAACCATTTCAGTTCATaatttgtatcttgtacattttcaCTAGTATTGTTAGATACTACATTATATGCTAATATGCTATTAGACGACTAAATCTAATGTTTTAACAACATATGTAAAATCGTTAGTGTTTGAATAACTAAGTTAGAATAGTGGATTTGATACTGTTGATCTATCTCTTGTGTGAATTATCATGTTTACGTTGTTTTTTTGCGATAGTAAACTATGTAATTCTAGCCTGAACAGGGAATATGTTATAAAAAGAAAGATCTCATTGTGTTGCTGTAATTATGACAGAAGCAACATTTAGTTATCATAAAATTTTACATAGTTTGTTATCTTTTTGCAGTTCAAGGTAAATGGATTACTTCTGCAAATTGGAATACAGTTGTGGATCCTTTAAATGGTGAATCATTTATCAAAGTTTCAGAAGTAGACGAATCTGGAATCAAGGTTTTTAGCTTAGAATGTATAGTTTTTATTATATGTCTTTTTTAAACCTGAACTTGTGTTAATCGGATGtatttttgaatttttatgcaGCCATTTGTTGAAAGCTTGTCCAAGTGTCCAAAACATGGCATGCACAACCCATTTAAATCTCCCGAGAGGTTTgcaaatattttttattttattttttttaatgtgACCAGTATGGGTTGAGTTGTGTGACCCGAACGCACTTTCTATTTATTAATTTTTCTAATAAATTATGTTTCAGCAAGTATGATTACGAAAAAATGTTATTACTATTAAATTCAAACTCATTGGATGaagcaatcgtcgatttattggcgacttgactgacttttAGAGCGTAAATTAAATTTCAGGAAGGATTTAAAAcctatggaaatttgattttaccattttcatggcgtctcaattttattttcaatttaatttaattttttaaattttttttcctacttaccggccggaggtccactcggaagcaatctctctatccgccgaatagagagagggatgactttcccgtacttttgagagtgttttcactctgggtgaagaaatgacttgtctttattctcggataggggaaggattgtctacatctcacctccccatacaccactcatgtggtattgggttttgttattgtttttgttgttgttgttgtcattgGATGAAGCGACTCATTAGGTTCTATGCGTTAAAAATATTATTTGGGCGACTTTAAAAATTTTTGGACCACTTGGCCTTTTTCATGTTTAACTGGAATTTTGATCTGTTTGAGATGAATAATAACCCAAACCGACCCTTTCATAAGTGAAATTGCTAACTCTTGCAGTTTATAGTGGCAACATTATAACGGGGCTCGCCCAACCCATTATTTACAGGTATCTTATGTATGGAGACATATCTTCAAAAGCAGGTCATATGCTTTCCTTACCCGAGGTATACAACTTATCATAAATAAAAAGGCATCAAAATTTTCCCATCTAAATGTTTACTATGTTACCTACGAAAATCTTCATCTGTTTAATAACGATTTTGCCTGTTTTATCTTTTCAGGTTTCTGATTTCTTCGCTAAGTTGATACAGAGAGTTGCACCTAAGAGTTACCAGCAGGCTCTTGGTGAAGTTTATGTTACTGGGAAGTTTCTAGAAAACTTCTCTGGTGACCAGGTATATTATTTTTAACTAgcttataaatgtatatatactcaACCATTGAAACCAAACGGGGTATTAGTGTACGTAAAATCGTCCATTGCAGTTAACGTTTGATTCTTGGTTGTAGAATAAATCAAAAGAAGTTAAAAGTTTTACCGAACAATAAAGTAGTTATAGTACTATGCTTTTTGAGAACCGTGTTTCACGTCTAGTACAATTATTGTGAATTAGTTTACTTCTTGTATCTGAATTATGCATTTTGCATGTTAAACAGGTACGCTTTCTGGCAAGGTCTTTTGGAGTTCCTGGGAATCATCTTGGGCAGCAAAGTCATGGTTTCCGGTGGCCTTATGGATCTGTAAGATTACCATTACTTATTTACTTTTTTTCTTTAATTTAATTTATAACTTCAATTAGACGGGCTTTTGAGGATGTAAATCATTATCAGAGGATCCTTCTTTTCGAATGAATATGATAAGAAAGTAAACTGCATATAGTATTTTAAAAATTAGTATACATTCGTTAGATAAAAGCTTAAGctagtaattattaaataaataaattgtatAACTTTGTAATGTAATAGTTCACATATTACCACGTATATTTC is from Rutidosis leptorrhynchoides isolate AG116_Rl617_1_P2 chromosome 10, CSIRO_AGI_Rlap_v1, whole genome shotgun sequence and encodes:
- the LOC139872604 gene encoding ribosomal RNA-processing protein 8-like translates to MMNQEASSGSRKRKRNERPKNKTPETQSAKNAKSDVKQTPSTSTVSKSYQKPLSFLDKMKAKLAGGHFRMINEKLYTCSGDEALNYFKEDPSLFNMYHTGYQEQMSRWPKQPVNIIMKWLKDHSSSLVVADFGCGDARLSKGVKNKVYSIDLVSNDPSVIACDMSNTPLESSSIDVAVFCLSLMGTNFPNYIQEAHRVLKTSGWLLIAEVKSRFDPTNGGADPERFSKAVCELGFTTVSKDFSNKMFILLYFKKKPKNSSNKEIKWPELKPCLYKRR